One Erythrobacter sp. SDW2 genomic region harbors:
- a CDS encoding TonB-dependent receptor, translating into MNIANTRQMMRAALLGSTIIATAWATPGSAQEIEEETATGATADNVIVVTATRREESVQDVPFNISAVSGEDLTEAGAFNLREASRLVPGVFFVDNGARNNSLVVFRGLSADPLGSNDGGGNGGTVGTYLGEVPLLVDLRLKDVQRVEFLIGPQGTLYGSGTLGGAIRYIPNKADLDEFSASVRADLYTIKSGDGISHDTGVTLNLPIVPGVLAFRGSLDYLDDKGFIDYPYAVRTVGVSNPDDFADPTNFNPLKDVNDEQTLTARAVLGAAPTDWLEFELAYTLQDQETGGRQLSNRGIDTLPVNLGKYESAMRVPEPNDRKTQLFSIEATADLGFAQLTSATGWATEDETGQRDQTDLLIALEYSYEAFPNFTSFTLEDSDIRAFTQEVRLVSTHGGPISWIVGGFYQNSRFNGFSKEFTPGFDQFAVDEFGGIQLRPDALEYFSVDVQKLTELGLYGEVTFGITDRWSVTGGVRYYDYDFQAQSAVDIPLFRTVFDGDAPDSIVLDFQEVGQKDDGFLFKLNTSFDVTDDVLVYATYSEGFRTGSANGVALCPTPLPNTQIVCALPNEFQYFPDTTNNYELGFKSQFADNTVTLNGAVYYIKWNGPQVASATVNGSQPITINGAAAESKGFELALNWRPVPGLEIGGSYAYTDPQFTEDAIDLIAYFVPPGFSAPDDGNGNEDRLDGLAGDRLPGSPKSKLSLNASYETPLTDTIDLRFGWGMTAQSNVLRTAGNRGNGYVIPGFAINNFSISAKTDAWTVTLYADNAFNKYAVGGVRGNQDYNQILADINGDPVYQRTFGEFVLAPRTIGLRFSYDFGG; encoded by the coding sequence ATGAACATCGCGAATACCCGCCAGATGATGCGCGCTGCGCTGCTCGGCAGCACCATAATCGCGACTGCATGGGCCACGCCCGGGTCGGCACAGGAAATCGAGGAAGAGACTGCGACAGGCGCCACCGCAGACAATGTCATTGTCGTGACCGCCACGCGGCGCGAAGAATCGGTGCAGGACGTGCCGTTCAACATCTCGGCCGTTTCGGGAGAGGACCTCACCGAAGCCGGTGCCTTCAACCTGCGAGAGGCCTCGCGCCTCGTCCCGGGCGTGTTCTTCGTCGACAATGGCGCACGCAACAATTCGCTGGTCGTTTTCCGCGGCCTCAGCGCCGACCCGCTCGGCTCGAACGATGGCGGCGGCAATGGCGGCACGGTCGGCACCTATCTCGGCGAAGTCCCGCTGCTGGTCGACCTTCGCCTGAAGGACGTGCAGCGTGTCGAATTCCTGATCGGTCCGCAGGGCACGCTCTACGGTTCGGGCACGCTGGGTGGTGCGATCCGCTACATTCCCAACAAGGCCGACCTCGACGAGTTCAGCGCCAGCGTTCGCGCCGACCTTTACACGATCAAGAGCGGTGACGGTATCAGCCACGATACCGGTGTGACACTGAACCTGCCGATCGTGCCCGGCGTGCTCGCCTTCCGCGGCTCGCTCGATTATCTCGATGACAAGGGCTTCATCGACTATCCCTACGCGGTCCGCACGGTTGGCGTGTCCAACCCGGACGATTTCGCGGACCCGACGAATTTCAATCCGCTGAAGGACGTCAATGACGAACAGACCCTCACCGCCCGAGCGGTGCTGGGGGCGGCACCGACCGACTGGCTCGAATTCGAACTGGCCTATACGCTGCAGGATCAGGAAACCGGTGGTCGCCAGCTTTCCAATCGCGGCATCGACACGCTGCCGGTGAACCTGGGCAAGTATGAATCGGCCATGCGCGTGCCGGAACCGAACGATCGCAAGACCCAGCTGTTCTCGATCGAAGCGACTGCCGATCTTGGCTTTGCGCAGCTTACCAGCGCAACCGGCTGGGCGACCGAGGACGAGACGGGCCAGCGTGATCAGACCGACCTCCTGATCGCGCTCGAATACAGCTACGAAGCCTTCCCGAACTTCACCAGCTTCACGTTGGAAGACAGCGATATCCGCGCCTTCACCCAGGAAGTGCGACTGGTTTCGACCCACGGCGGTCCGATCAGCTGGATCGTCGGCGGGTTCTACCAGAACAGCCGGTTCAATGGTTTCAGCAAGGAATTTACCCCGGGCTTCGACCAGTTCGCGGTCGACGAATTCGGCGGCATCCAGCTGCGCCCGGACGCACTCGAGTATTTCTCGGTCGATGTGCAGAAGCTCACCGAGCTCGGTCTCTACGGCGAGGTCACCTTTGGTATCACCGATCGCTGGTCGGTGACTGGCGGGGTGCGCTATTACGACTACGATTTCCAGGCGCAATCGGCGGTCGATATCCCGCTTTTCCGCACCGTGTTCGATGGCGATGCACCGGACTCCATCGTGCTCGACTTCCAGGAAGTCGGCCAGAAGGACGATGGCTTCCTGTTCAAGCTCAACACCTCGTTCGACGTGACCGACGATGTGCTGGTCTATGCGACCTATTCGGAAGGCTTCCGCACCGGAAGTGCCAATGGCGTGGCGCTGTGCCCGACCCCGTTGCCGAATACGCAGATCGTCTGTGCGCTGCCCAACGAATTCCAGTACTTCCCGGATACCACCAACAACTACGAACTCGGCTTCAAGAGCCAGTTCGCGGATAACACGGTGACGCTCAACGGCGCGGTCTACTACATCAAGTGGAACGGCCCGCAGGTCGCCTCGGCTACGGTCAACGGCAGCCAGCCGATTACCATCAATGGCGCAGCGGCTGAGTCCAAGGGTTTCGAACTAGCGCTCAACTGGCGGCCGGTACCGGGGCTGGAGATTGGCGGCAGCTATGCCTACACCGATCCGCAGTTCACCGAGGATGCGATCGACCTTATCGCCTATTTCGTCCCGCCGGGCTTCAGCGCGCCGGACGACGGCAATGGCAATGAAGACCGGCTCGATGGTCTCGCCGGCGATCGTCTGCCTGGCTCGCCCAAGAGCAAGCTGTCGCTCAATGCCAGCTACGAAACGCCGCTGACCGATACGATCGACCTGCGCTTTGGCTGGGGGATGACCGCGCAATCCAATGTTCTGCGCACCGCCGGCAACCGCGGCAACGGCTATGTCATTCCGGGGTTTGCGATCAACAACTTCTCGATCTCGGCCAAGACCGATGCCTGGACGGTGACGCTCTATGCCGACAACGCCTTCAACAAATACGCCGTCGGCGGCGTACGCGGGAACCAGGATTACAACCAGATCCTGGCCGACATCAACGGCGATCCGGTGTACCAGCGTACCTTCGGCGAGTTCGTCCTCGCTCCACGCACCATCGGTCTTCGTTTCAGCTACGATTTCGGCGGTTAA
- a CDS encoding sulfotransferase has product MQLFAGQFQAAHAAAQQAVREDPDCAEAVLVMAAIAVEHGNGPGAEKLCAMVAKAGHDSCWLALLEARVALLKQDQERARERALTAYRRGTDDPHIANQLGVALSRTGRHAEAVGPLAQAVAGVPANRDYRYNYGVALEFAGDLEGAERELRSLVAMQPDHAKGWVALVQLAKVPDPAWDAQLESLFEGSRDSETRLVIGHALARLAEEREAWDASLQWLDRAKAARAREVAHDRAAAEALVEAAIAAAKIGNFGAEREGDERPIFITGMPRSGTTLVERIISSHPQVTSLGELSDFAILLKRQLKTPGPLVLEPALLEAASQAGDLSAVGAAYLDRTGQLAEDAPHFIDKMPFNAFFAPAILRALPRARVICLRRSPFDVLFANYRQLFATGFSYYSYAYDFGDAAHFVAGFERMASAFETTLPVSRFLPIRYEDIIADQRGQTERLLEFCGLPWDDACMEFHRNAQPVATASAVQVRSPIYSSSIEKWRRYGEGSRRALTELARYGIEP; this is encoded by the coding sequence ATGCAACTATTTGCAGGTCAGTTTCAAGCTGCCCATGCTGCAGCGCAGCAAGCGGTGCGCGAAGATCCGGACTGCGCCGAGGCGGTACTGGTGATGGCGGCGATCGCGGTGGAACACGGCAACGGGCCCGGCGCCGAAAAGCTTTGCGCCATGGTCGCAAAGGCCGGGCACGATAGCTGCTGGCTGGCTTTGCTCGAGGCACGGGTGGCCCTGCTCAAGCAAGATCAGGAGCGGGCGCGTGAGCGGGCGCTGACAGCCTACCGTCGCGGCACCGACGATCCGCATATCGCCAACCAGCTCGGCGTGGCGCTTTCGCGTACGGGGCGCCATGCGGAGGCGGTTGGTCCGCTGGCGCAGGCCGTCGCCGGCGTGCCGGCCAATCGCGACTATCGCTACAACTACGGCGTGGCCCTGGAGTTCGCCGGTGACCTCGAGGGTGCCGAGCGTGAGCTGCGGTCACTGGTCGCAATGCAGCCCGATCACGCCAAAGGCTGGGTCGCGCTGGTGCAATTGGCCAAAGTCCCCGACCCTGCCTGGGATGCGCAACTCGAGTCCTTGTTCGAAGGTTCGCGTGATTCCGAGACGCGGCTGGTGATCGGTCACGCCCTCGCGCGTTTGGCCGAGGAACGGGAGGCATGGGATGCCTCGCTGCAATGGCTCGACCGGGCGAAGGCCGCCAGGGCGCGAGAAGTCGCGCATGACCGCGCTGCCGCCGAAGCCTTGGTCGAGGCAGCGATTGCGGCCGCCAAGATCGGCAATTTCGGAGCAGAGCGCGAAGGCGACGAGCGCCCCATCTTCATCACCGGCATGCCGCGCAGCGGGACCACGCTGGTCGAACGGATCATCTCCTCGCACCCGCAGGTGACTTCGCTGGGCGAACTCTCCGACTTCGCCATCCTGCTGAAACGCCAACTGAAAACGCCTGGACCGCTGGTGCTGGAGCCAGCCCTGCTGGAGGCTGCATCGCAGGCAGGCGACCTGTCCGCGGTCGGAGCTGCCTATCTCGACCGGACGGGCCAGCTCGCGGAGGACGCGCCGCATTTCATCGACAAGATGCCGTTCAATGCCTTCTTCGCTCCTGCAATATTGCGGGCATTGCCGAGGGCGCGGGTGATTTGCCTGCGTCGCTCACCCTTCGACGTGCTGTTCGCCAATTACCGCCAACTCTTCGCCACCGGTTTCAGCTATTACAGCTATGCCTATGATTTTGGCGACGCGGCGCATTTCGTCGCCGGGTTCGAGCGGATGGCCAGCGCATTTGAGACTACCCTGCCCGTTAGCCGCTTTCTGCCCATCCGCTATGAGGACATCATCGCCGACCAGCGCGGCCAGACCGAACGCCTGCTCGAGTTCTGCGGCCTGCCGTGGGACGACGCCTGCATGGAATTCCACCGCAACGCCCAGCCGGTGGCAACGGCCAGCGCGGTGCAGGTCCGCTCACCGATCTACAGCAGCAGCATCGAGAAATGGCGGCGTTACGGCGAGGGCAGCAGACGCGCCCTCACCGAACTCGCCAGATACGGGATCGAGCCCTGA